A genomic region of Notamacropus eugenii isolate mMacEug1 chromosome 3, mMacEug1.pri_v2, whole genome shotgun sequence contains the following coding sequences:
- the TAS2R38 gene encoding LOW QUALITY PROTEIN: taste receptor type 2 member 38 (The sequence of the model RefSeq protein was modified relative to this genomic sequence to represent the inferred CDS: inserted 1 base in 1 codon; substituted 2 bases at 2 genomic stop codons), with translation MAPLSQVIPVSYETKXIYFFLSFLEFAVGILSNGFIVPVNVWDLVRRRQLSKSDLVLLSLGTSRIFLQGLLFLDVIHLSYFQVARDSLDVNYKTILLLGMLVNQTSLWFATCFSILYCAKIALVFHTFLLWLKGWVLMAMPQLLLGSLIFPWISIIPCVWKHFSLFSSNSTVSFSGNITEKTIKKSFLFSSFYFLCNLGSIFPFVLFLASSIILIISLGRLMRTMTAQTNGSGDPSLEVHITALKSLISFLFSYVXGAVAALASVPLTLFFSNKTGVMVCEGLMAISSSMHLIILILSNTKLKRALKNILHCIXCFLKSCVV, from the exons ATGGCCCCTCTGTCCCAGGTCATCCCAGTGTCCTATGAAACCAAgtgaatatattttttcctttccttcctggaGTTTGCAGTGGGGATCCTCAGCAATGGCTTCATTGTGCCGGTCAATGTCTGGGACCTGGTGAGGAGGCGCCAGCTATCCAAAAGTGACCTTGTGCTACTAAGCCTTGGCACCTCTCGGATCTTCCTACAGGGTTTGCTGTTTCTGGATGTCATTCACCTCAGCTATTTCCAAGTGGCAAGAGACTCACTGGATGTCAATTACAAAACCATCCTCTTACTTGGGATGCTTGTCAACCAAACAAGCCTCTGGTTTGCTACCTGCTTTAGTATTCTCTACTGTGCCAAGATTGCACTAGTCTTTCATACCTTCCTACTGTGGCTTAAAGGCTGGGTCCTCATGGCTATGCCTCAACTGCTACTGGGCTCTCTGATTTTCCCTTGGATCAGTATCATCCCTTGTGTTTGGAAACATTTCAGTTTATTCTCCTCCAACTCTACAGTTTCATTCTCTGGAAACATTACAGAGAAAACCataaagaaaagttttcttttttccagcttCTACTTTCTTTGCAATTTGGGCAGCATCTTTCCCTTCGTGCTGTTCCTGGCATCTTCTATCATTCTTATCATATCCCTGGGAAGACTCATGAGGACAATGACAGCTCAAACTAATGGTTCTGGAGACCCCAGCCTAGAGGTCCACATCACTGCTCTCAAGTCcttgatttccttcctttttagctATG ATGGAGCTGTAGCTGCACTAGCTTCAGTTCCCCTGACCCTATTTTTTTCCAACAAGACTGGAGTGATGGTATGTGAGGGGCTAATGGCTATTTCCTCTTCAATGCACTTGATCATTCTGATTCTCAGCAACACCAAGTTGAAAAGAGCTCTCAAAAACATTTTGCATTGCATTTAGTGCTTTTTAAAGTCATGTGTAGTCTAG